A DNA window from Amphiprion ocellaris isolate individual 3 ecotype Okinawa chromosome 8, ASM2253959v1, whole genome shotgun sequence contains the following coding sequences:
- the uckl1b gene encoding uridine-cytidine kinase-like 1 isoform X1, with amino-acid sequence MNSLPAYSGARISGCWTLRSDGSGGEGSLDRLLPSVSTGLSPRKRTTSQCKSEPPLLRTSKRTIYTAGRPPWYNEHGTQSKEAFVIGLCGGSASGKTTVARKIIEALDVPWVVLLSMDSFYKVLSQDQQILAASNDYNFDHPDAFDFDLLTHTLRKLKQGKSVKIPVYDFTTHGRQKEWKTVYGASVIIFEGIMAFADKELLQLLDMKIFVDTDSDIRLVRRLRRDITERGRDIEGVIKQYNKFVKPAFEQYIEPTMRLADIVVPRGGGNMVAIDLIVQHVHSQLEERKLRWDMAALASAHQAQPLPQTLSVLESTPQVRGMHTIIRNKETSRDEFIFYSKRLMRLLIERALSFLPSQVHIVQTPQGEDYEGRTFHGKRITGVSILRAGETMEPALRAVCKDVRIGKILIQTNQDTGEPELHYLRLPKDISEDHVILMDCTVSTGAAAMMAVRVLLDHDVQEDKILLVSLLMAEMGVHSVAYAFPQVKIITTAVDKKVNDLFHIIPGIGNFGDRYFGTDAPPDWSDEEMDEPSY; translated from the exons TGGAGGTGAAGGATCGCTGGACCGCCTTCTTCCCTCAGTAAGCACAGGGCTTTCACCCAGGAAAAGGACCACCAGCCAGTGTAAGTCTGAGCCGCCTCTGCTACGGACCTCCAAACGAACCATCTACACTGCTGGTCGCCCACCCTGGTACAACGAACATGGAACTCAGTCCAAAGAGGCCTTCGTGATTG GTCTGTGTGGCGGCAGCGCTTCAGGAAAAACAACTGTGGCCAGAAAAATAATTGAAGCTCTAGATGTTCCATGGGTTGTACTACTTTCAATGGACTCTTTTTACAAG GTCCTGTCCCAAGACCAGCAGATCCTGGCTGCCAGTAATGACTACAACTTCGACCACCCTGATGCCTTCGACTTTGATTTGCTGACACACACCCTACGCAAACTCAAACAGGGCAAGAGTGTGAAAATTCCTGTGTATGACTTCACAACTCATGGGAGACAGAAGGAGTGG AAAACCGTGTATGGAGCCAGTGTTATCATCTTTGAGGGGATCATGGCCTTTGCAGATAAAGAGCTCTTGCAG CTGCTGGACATGAAGATCTTTGTGGACACAGACTCTGACATCCGTTTGGTGCGTCGATTGAGGAGGGACATTACAGAAAGGGGCCGAGATATTGAAGGTGTCATCAAACAGTACAACAAGTTTGTCAAGCCAGCCTTTGAGCAGTACATCGAGCCCACCATGCGCCTGGCTGATATTGTGGTGCCACGTG GTGGTGGCAACATGGTTGCGATAGATTTGATTGTGCAGCATGTTCACAGTCAGCTGGAGGAG AGGAAACTTCGCTGGGATAT GGCAGCCCTGGCTTCAGCACACCAGGCCCAACCCCTCCCCCAGACCCTCAGCGTTCTGGAGAGCACACCCCAAGTCAGGGGCATGCACACCATCATCAG AAACAAGGAAACCAGCCGCGATGAGTTCATCTTCTACTCCAAGAGGTTGATGCGTCTGTTGATTGAGCGAGCCCTGTCCTTCCTCCCCTCACAG GTCCACATAGTTCAGACCCCCCAGGGAGAGGATTATGAAGGCAGGACTTTCCACGGGAAGAGG atCACAGGCGTGTCCATCCTGAGAGCCGGGGAGACCATGGAGCCGGCCCTGAGGGCTGTGTGCAAAGACGTTCGCATCGGAAAGATCCTCATCCAGACCAACCAGGACACAGGAGAGCCAGAG CTTCATTACCTGCGTCTACCGAAAGACATCAGTGAAGATCATGTGATTCTGATGGACTGCACTGTGTCCACCGGTGCAGCTGCCATGATGGCTGTACGAGTCTTACTG GATCACGACGTTCAGGAGGACAAGATCCTGCTAGTTTCTTTGCTCATGGCTGAAATGGGAGTCCACTCAGTGGCCTACGCATTCCCACAGGTCAAAATCATCACCACAGCTGTTGACAAGAAGGTCAATGATCTCTTTCACATCATACCTGGAATAG GAAACTTCGGAGATCGATACTTTGGAACAGATGCACCCCCTGACTGGAGTGATGAAGAGATGGATGAGCCCAGCTACTGA
- the uckl1b gene encoding uridine-cytidine kinase-like 1 isoform X2, producing the protein MNSLPAYSGARISGCWTLRSDGSGGEGSLDRLLPSVSTGLSPRKRTTSQCKSEPPLLRTSKRTIYTAGRPPWYNEHGTQSKEAFVIGLCGGSASGKTTVARKIIEALDVPWVVLLSMDSFYKVLSQDQQILAASNDYNFDHPDAFDFDLLTHTLRKLKQGKSVKIPVYDFTTHGRQKEWKTVYGASVIIFEGIMAFADKELLQLLDMKIFVDTDSDIRLVRRLRRDITERGRDIEGVIKQYNKFVKPAFEQYIEPTMRLADIVVPRGGGNMVAIDLIVQHVHSQLEERELSVRAALASAHQAQPLPQTLSVLESTPQVRGMHTIIRNKETSRDEFIFYSKRLMRLLIERALSFLPSQVHIVQTPQGEDYEGRTFHGKRITGVSILRAGETMEPALRAVCKDVRIGKILIQTNQDTGEPELHYLRLPKDISEDHVILMDCTVSTGAAAMMAVRVLLDHDVQEDKILLVSLLMAEMGVHSVAYAFPQVKIITTAVDKKVNDLFHIIPGIGNFGDRYFGTDAPPDWSDEEMDEPSY; encoded by the exons TGGAGGTGAAGGATCGCTGGACCGCCTTCTTCCCTCAGTAAGCACAGGGCTTTCACCCAGGAAAAGGACCACCAGCCAGTGTAAGTCTGAGCCGCCTCTGCTACGGACCTCCAAACGAACCATCTACACTGCTGGTCGCCCACCCTGGTACAACGAACATGGAACTCAGTCCAAAGAGGCCTTCGTGATTG GTCTGTGTGGCGGCAGCGCTTCAGGAAAAACAACTGTGGCCAGAAAAATAATTGAAGCTCTAGATGTTCCATGGGTTGTACTACTTTCAATGGACTCTTTTTACAAG GTCCTGTCCCAAGACCAGCAGATCCTGGCTGCCAGTAATGACTACAACTTCGACCACCCTGATGCCTTCGACTTTGATTTGCTGACACACACCCTACGCAAACTCAAACAGGGCAAGAGTGTGAAAATTCCTGTGTATGACTTCACAACTCATGGGAGACAGAAGGAGTGG AAAACCGTGTATGGAGCCAGTGTTATCATCTTTGAGGGGATCATGGCCTTTGCAGATAAAGAGCTCTTGCAG CTGCTGGACATGAAGATCTTTGTGGACACAGACTCTGACATCCGTTTGGTGCGTCGATTGAGGAGGGACATTACAGAAAGGGGCCGAGATATTGAAGGTGTCATCAAACAGTACAACAAGTTTGTCAAGCCAGCCTTTGAGCAGTACATCGAGCCCACCATGCGCCTGGCTGATATTGTGGTGCCACGTG GTGGTGGCAACATGGTTGCGATAGATTTGATTGTGCAGCATGTTCACAGTCAGCTGGAGGAG CGCGAGCTCAGCGTCAG GGCAGCCCTGGCTTCAGCACACCAGGCCCAACCCCTCCCCCAGACCCTCAGCGTTCTGGAGAGCACACCCCAAGTCAGGGGCATGCACACCATCATCAG AAACAAGGAAACCAGCCGCGATGAGTTCATCTTCTACTCCAAGAGGTTGATGCGTCTGTTGATTGAGCGAGCCCTGTCCTTCCTCCCCTCACAG GTCCACATAGTTCAGACCCCCCAGGGAGAGGATTATGAAGGCAGGACTTTCCACGGGAAGAGG atCACAGGCGTGTCCATCCTGAGAGCCGGGGAGACCATGGAGCCGGCCCTGAGGGCTGTGTGCAAAGACGTTCGCATCGGAAAGATCCTCATCCAGACCAACCAGGACACAGGAGAGCCAGAG CTTCATTACCTGCGTCTACCGAAAGACATCAGTGAAGATCATGTGATTCTGATGGACTGCACTGTGTCCACCGGTGCAGCTGCCATGATGGCTGTACGAGTCTTACTG GATCACGACGTTCAGGAGGACAAGATCCTGCTAGTTTCTTTGCTCATGGCTGAAATGGGAGTCCACTCAGTGGCCTACGCATTCCCACAGGTCAAAATCATCACCACAGCTGTTGACAAGAAGGTCAATGATCTCTTTCACATCATACCTGGAATAG GAAACTTCGGAGATCGATACTTTGGAACAGATGCACCCCCTGACTGGAGTGATGAAGAGATGGATGAGCCCAGCTACTGA
- the uckl1b gene encoding uridine-cytidine kinase-like 1 isoform X4 encodes MASGFLQSSLGEVWMPRIMHGGEGSLDRLLPSVSTGLSPRKRTTSQCKSEPPLLRTSKRTIYTAGRPPWYNEHGTQSKEAFVIGLCGGSASGKTTVARKIIEALDVPWVVLLSMDSFYKVLSQDQQILAASNDYNFDHPDAFDFDLLTHTLRKLKQGKSVKIPVYDFTTHGRQKEWKTVYGASVIIFEGIMAFADKELLQLLDMKIFVDTDSDIRLVRRLRRDITERGRDIEGVIKQYNKFVKPAFEQYIEPTMRLADIVVPRGGGNMVAIDLIVQHVHSQLEERKLRWDMAALASAHQAQPLPQTLSVLESTPQVRGMHTIIRNKETSRDEFIFYSKRLMRLLIERALSFLPSQVHIVQTPQGEDYEGRTFHGKRITGVSILRAGETMEPALRAVCKDVRIGKILIQTNQDTGEPELHYLRLPKDISEDHVILMDCTVSTGAAAMMAVRVLLDHDVQEDKILLVSLLMAEMGVHSVAYAFPQVKIITTAVDKKVNDLFHIIPGIGNFGDRYFGTDAPPDWSDEEMDEPSY; translated from the exons TGGAGGTGAAGGATCGCTGGACCGCCTTCTTCCCTCAGTAAGCACAGGGCTTTCACCCAGGAAAAGGACCACCAGCCAGTGTAAGTCTGAGCCGCCTCTGCTACGGACCTCCAAACGAACCATCTACACTGCTGGTCGCCCACCCTGGTACAACGAACATGGAACTCAGTCCAAAGAGGCCTTCGTGATTG GTCTGTGTGGCGGCAGCGCTTCAGGAAAAACAACTGTGGCCAGAAAAATAATTGAAGCTCTAGATGTTCCATGGGTTGTACTACTTTCAATGGACTCTTTTTACAAG GTCCTGTCCCAAGACCAGCAGATCCTGGCTGCCAGTAATGACTACAACTTCGACCACCCTGATGCCTTCGACTTTGATTTGCTGACACACACCCTACGCAAACTCAAACAGGGCAAGAGTGTGAAAATTCCTGTGTATGACTTCACAACTCATGGGAGACAGAAGGAGTGG AAAACCGTGTATGGAGCCAGTGTTATCATCTTTGAGGGGATCATGGCCTTTGCAGATAAAGAGCTCTTGCAG CTGCTGGACATGAAGATCTTTGTGGACACAGACTCTGACATCCGTTTGGTGCGTCGATTGAGGAGGGACATTACAGAAAGGGGCCGAGATATTGAAGGTGTCATCAAACAGTACAACAAGTTTGTCAAGCCAGCCTTTGAGCAGTACATCGAGCCCACCATGCGCCTGGCTGATATTGTGGTGCCACGTG GTGGTGGCAACATGGTTGCGATAGATTTGATTGTGCAGCATGTTCACAGTCAGCTGGAGGAG AGGAAACTTCGCTGGGATAT GGCAGCCCTGGCTTCAGCACACCAGGCCCAACCCCTCCCCCAGACCCTCAGCGTTCTGGAGAGCACACCCCAAGTCAGGGGCATGCACACCATCATCAG AAACAAGGAAACCAGCCGCGATGAGTTCATCTTCTACTCCAAGAGGTTGATGCGTCTGTTGATTGAGCGAGCCCTGTCCTTCCTCCCCTCACAG GTCCACATAGTTCAGACCCCCCAGGGAGAGGATTATGAAGGCAGGACTTTCCACGGGAAGAGG atCACAGGCGTGTCCATCCTGAGAGCCGGGGAGACCATGGAGCCGGCCCTGAGGGCTGTGTGCAAAGACGTTCGCATCGGAAAGATCCTCATCCAGACCAACCAGGACACAGGAGAGCCAGAG CTTCATTACCTGCGTCTACCGAAAGACATCAGTGAAGATCATGTGATTCTGATGGACTGCACTGTGTCCACCGGTGCAGCTGCCATGATGGCTGTACGAGTCTTACTG GATCACGACGTTCAGGAGGACAAGATCCTGCTAGTTTCTTTGCTCATGGCTGAAATGGGAGTCCACTCAGTGGCCTACGCATTCCCACAGGTCAAAATCATCACCACAGCTGTTGACAAGAAGGTCAATGATCTCTTTCACATCATACCTGGAATAG GAAACTTCGGAGATCGATACTTTGGAACAGATGCACCCCCTGACTGGAGTGATGAAGAGATGGATGAGCCCAGCTACTGA
- the uckl1b gene encoding uridine-cytidine kinase-like 1 isoform X3: MEERLAKMDNEEKTSCVSNSGGEGSLDRLLPSVSTGLSPRKRTTSQCKSEPPLLRTSKRTIYTAGRPPWYNEHGTQSKEAFVIGLCGGSASGKTTVARKIIEALDVPWVVLLSMDSFYKVLSQDQQILAASNDYNFDHPDAFDFDLLTHTLRKLKQGKSVKIPVYDFTTHGRQKEWKTVYGASVIIFEGIMAFADKELLQLLDMKIFVDTDSDIRLVRRLRRDITERGRDIEGVIKQYNKFVKPAFEQYIEPTMRLADIVVPRGGGNMVAIDLIVQHVHSQLEERKLRWDMAALASAHQAQPLPQTLSVLESTPQVRGMHTIIRNKETSRDEFIFYSKRLMRLLIERALSFLPSQVHIVQTPQGEDYEGRTFHGKRITGVSILRAGETMEPALRAVCKDVRIGKILIQTNQDTGEPELHYLRLPKDISEDHVILMDCTVSTGAAAMMAVRVLLDHDVQEDKILLVSLLMAEMGVHSVAYAFPQVKIITTAVDKKVNDLFHIIPGIGNFGDRYFGTDAPPDWSDEEMDEPSY, from the exons TGGAGGTGAAGGATCGCTGGACCGCCTTCTTCCCTCAGTAAGCACAGGGCTTTCACCCAGGAAAAGGACCACCAGCCAGTGTAAGTCTGAGCCGCCTCTGCTACGGACCTCCAAACGAACCATCTACACTGCTGGTCGCCCACCCTGGTACAACGAACATGGAACTCAGTCCAAAGAGGCCTTCGTGATTG GTCTGTGTGGCGGCAGCGCTTCAGGAAAAACAACTGTGGCCAGAAAAATAATTGAAGCTCTAGATGTTCCATGGGTTGTACTACTTTCAATGGACTCTTTTTACAAG GTCCTGTCCCAAGACCAGCAGATCCTGGCTGCCAGTAATGACTACAACTTCGACCACCCTGATGCCTTCGACTTTGATTTGCTGACACACACCCTACGCAAACTCAAACAGGGCAAGAGTGTGAAAATTCCTGTGTATGACTTCACAACTCATGGGAGACAGAAGGAGTGG AAAACCGTGTATGGAGCCAGTGTTATCATCTTTGAGGGGATCATGGCCTTTGCAGATAAAGAGCTCTTGCAG CTGCTGGACATGAAGATCTTTGTGGACACAGACTCTGACATCCGTTTGGTGCGTCGATTGAGGAGGGACATTACAGAAAGGGGCCGAGATATTGAAGGTGTCATCAAACAGTACAACAAGTTTGTCAAGCCAGCCTTTGAGCAGTACATCGAGCCCACCATGCGCCTGGCTGATATTGTGGTGCCACGTG GTGGTGGCAACATGGTTGCGATAGATTTGATTGTGCAGCATGTTCACAGTCAGCTGGAGGAG AGGAAACTTCGCTGGGATAT GGCAGCCCTGGCTTCAGCACACCAGGCCCAACCCCTCCCCCAGACCCTCAGCGTTCTGGAGAGCACACCCCAAGTCAGGGGCATGCACACCATCATCAG AAACAAGGAAACCAGCCGCGATGAGTTCATCTTCTACTCCAAGAGGTTGATGCGTCTGTTGATTGAGCGAGCCCTGTCCTTCCTCCCCTCACAG GTCCACATAGTTCAGACCCCCCAGGGAGAGGATTATGAAGGCAGGACTTTCCACGGGAAGAGG atCACAGGCGTGTCCATCCTGAGAGCCGGGGAGACCATGGAGCCGGCCCTGAGGGCTGTGTGCAAAGACGTTCGCATCGGAAAGATCCTCATCCAGACCAACCAGGACACAGGAGAGCCAGAG CTTCATTACCTGCGTCTACCGAAAGACATCAGTGAAGATCATGTGATTCTGATGGACTGCACTGTGTCCACCGGTGCAGCTGCCATGATGGCTGTACGAGTCTTACTG GATCACGACGTTCAGGAGGACAAGATCCTGCTAGTTTCTTTGCTCATGGCTGAAATGGGAGTCCACTCAGTGGCCTACGCATTCCCACAGGTCAAAATCATCACCACAGCTGTTGACAAGAAGGTCAATGATCTCTTTCACATCATACCTGGAATAG GAAACTTCGGAGATCGATACTTTGGAACAGATGCACCCCCTGACTGGAGTGATGAAGAGATGGATGAGCCCAGCTACTGA